The Helicoverpa zea isolate HzStark_Cry1AcR chromosome 4, ilHelZeax1.1, whole genome shotgun sequence genome segment GtgaggtaggtattatttaagCTGTGTATATAATTTCCAGGTTTGAAGGACGAAAGTATTGCAATAATGTAAGAGAGAGTGGATggtttttgtgaaatatatttttttaatcagggGTAGAGCACTCCGCTAGAAAGAAACTAGGGATTTATAGCTCGCCCTGATtccttttgtatatttatttactttgtctCTTGCGTTACTTTCCTAAGTTGAATGAGTGGatagtttttgtgaaatattttattttgtcaagTATCAAGGGCAGAGCACTCCGCTAGAAAGACTCTAGGGATTTATAGCTCGCCTTGATTCCttctgtatatttatttacttatatgttTCTTAAGTTACTTTCCTAAGATGTCATTTTAATTTCTGGTATTGATATCAAATTGATGGGAATTTATGAGAACTCGATTAAGAACAACATCCAATAAATACGTGACTTACCAGAGTCCAATATCATATACAGTAACATCAAAAAATACTGAACAGCTTTCAAAATATAGCATCCTTACCATCGGACAGTCTAGCTGCTTGTTTGCCCATCACATCAAAAAATCTATTTCGAACGTTCTCACAGAATAAAACTTTCAGGCAAGCCAGATAAAACTTACCATCAAGCAGTTACAACAACATATAATTCACTTCAATTTGATTTCAGAACCGGTTCGTCCATTATTTTATCGAATGAGTGTGAATGAATGCGAAAGTGAtcgttttcaatattatttttcaaattttcctCTTTCTACCCCTACCATGTACTATCCTATACATTTTTCTCTATCGAAATTTTGCAATAGTCGGTACGGGTTCAATATTTCtccaaaaatattgatttttatttcttgaaataAGTTTTTGAATGTCATGGGCGATTgtgaatacatatttaaaattgagTAGTTGAACTTGTTACATTTGTAGTTATAAAAAGGCTTTTACGCTTTATAATTACGTcctgtaattattttatttgtgtaaccTAATtcgttatgtacctatttaataatcCCTAATCATAATTTTAGAGGTTTCGCAAAAACGAAAGGTGTTATGAGAGGGTGCCTAAGGCATGGAGTAACTATGTTGTTGTTATTCGTTCATTGTGTTTCTTATATATGTGTTTAAACAATATATAACGTGTGTCCGTCGTgcgttttttaaattaattaaaaaaaaattaaataagagcTGTACTTTTTGTAAAGGATATCTTTCATCCCTCGTTGTTAtatgattatttttgtaattatattcACTAAGTGTAGCGCTAGTAATAAGGAAATGATCCGAACGTACCGGACATGGTAATAGTTAAGGCGAAAACACATAAAGCGTAGATATTAAGGAATATGCAGCAACTGTGAGCTATGTGTcatatattaaatataaattataggcCGATTCCTGATAggtgaatatttaaaaagtaatgaTAAAAATGTATCGTAACCCACTAGTACTCCATATATAGCTTCACTTTCCTTTatcatacaaaaaacaaaagaacggtAATGGAACtaaatcatcaaataaaaataaattatgttattctAAAACCAAAACATCAATACCAAAGATTTGAATCCACCTCTTCAAATAATGCAATATTCCAGACAATAGCATTGATATGTCATagaatcataaaattaattgataagtAGTAACTTAGCCGTAACGTAAATTATAAGCGCTAAGTTATCATACATATGCATGCACGTACTTTAAGAATATCTGAACATCTTGGATTATGTTGTGTATGTGGAACAACAGCTTGAAGGCAAAAACTTATTTTGACTAGAGAATCTGACTATGGTTGTGAATACGACCTTATCTcaaccaaaaattaaaatatactcaAAAATACCTATTGTGGCAGCAACTTATAATAATGGAGATGCAATTCTGCAAACATCAAAGTAAAGAAGAAAAACTCAGCATAGCAGAATCAAAAGAAAAAGGACACTAAATTAAAACATCTACTAAGACAGAAACTACGTACCACCAACAATAAactaactaaaattaaaataagtttggAACAATATAGTCATGGGAAATAAATACACCAACATAGTCAATAATTGAAGAATTAAAGCCAACAACTTTAAAAGCTTATCAGAACAGCAAAACATCTAAACCATAGTGCGACATTAGAACCAAAAATTTTATAACGAGGCAAAGAATATCAGAAGCAGACAACTGAAGAGGTATAACATCTAAGGCAACGAAGCAAaacaactcaaaacaaaaaatataccagcacattgaataaaaagaaaaacgtctgaagtttaataatttaaacaaaagagAAAATTGTTAGAATGGAGAATTTCAGCTAGATCAAACAACTGAAACAAAGGAGGATATCAACTAAGTGCATATCCAATAACGCATCCCAACTACCAGCTAAGAAGATCAACAAGTATGGATGTTAATAATAGGTCAAGCAAAGTGTACTCATCAAACATAAATCCACCGCAAAACCAGGGAAAGATGAAATGAACATAAAAGGAAGACTTAGATATTTTCCATCCACATTTGGCATGATAGGAATAAAACAAGTCACCAAAAGTAGACCGTCTAACAAAATCTATGGCAATCggcattttaaaaaagaaagtgGTTGATAAACGAAAAAGAGAAGTAAAGAGGCTAGAATTGAATAGCGATAGATTGTATGAACCAACAGCTTTGTACTTGAATGTGCCGACAGCAAAACCTTCTGAGGAACCTACGGGAAATGAAGCATATGAGTGAAAATTTGTAGTTGGACACAAAATCGAGAAAAATAatgcagaaataaaaaaaaatctggacGGAAAGAAAGGaaggcaatatttttttgtagtatacttttcaaagtaaataacatCTGCTGGTGTCAAAGCATGCGTATGTGCATATGTACGATATACATTGAGCAACGTATTCGTAAGATGTACATTATTTCCAAGTCGTGCAAGCCATAATGAACAACTAGTAGAATCTAATCGACCTATCCAAATAGGTTGATAGATATTCCCAAGATAAtcctaaatatttacttataaatattggCTTATGAAGTCACATTCAACCAGTGGGCATTTACTGCGTGAAACGTAGTTTTTAGAATATATAAGTAGCCATCATATGGATTGCATCTATTAAAATAGaaacaatgtaaatataataaactcgATGACGCGATGATCTCACAGCAAATAAAGTAGATGTAAAtactaaatagtaaaatacaTGTTAAGCAAAGTCACGAAACTATCGATAAAATTTGGCTGTCACAATGGATCTAGCTATGATCTCGTCAAAAGAGAAGCATAAAATGTGATCTCAAAGTACTTTATGTAAACTATGTTTAagaccttgatgaaaggaagcACCGTGAAAAATCCTCAATGCATGCTAATGCGAtattaataatacctacttagttttaaCGTACATATAACATTCTATCTCTTGGCTTGCGATCTATTTAAGACCTTCAAAATTAACAAGTTTGATAACATAAGGCAAGGTATTGGAGAGAGTAAGGTGAAATATGGTAAAAATGAGGTTGTAACAGAACAATTTATTGGTGTCCTTTAAACAAGCGATGCACGGCTATTAGTGATTGTCCTCATATATGTGTCTGTAATATAACTCATAAGGATAGCCCTTGTTCTTTTTCACAATGTAGTATTTTGTACTTTCTATCTTGTATACTATATCTTTGTATTCTTCAATGTCGACTTCAACAATGTGCTATCCTGTGATGATATAAcagtatttatattattgatcGTGTTACATGTAATATATGTCATAGTTTTGATCTGTACTAGTACAAGGAGAATTTACACATCAAATAAGGAGTTATCGAATCTAGTATCTGCAATCTGTGAATGGACTATCCTTTCTTACTTCACTTACTAACTCTTTTATCTTCTTATTCAATTCAGTAACTTCATATTTGCTGTGTAGGttccgaaatattttttcaaacaagtgGTTGGCTTGTATGATCTTCAGCGAATGTATGAATTTAAAACTTGACTGGATATTCGTAAAAATATTGATGTATATCTATAACTTGATTTTCTTGATTTGATCTTTGTAAGCATTtggaatttaaaattaaaacaaagcatATGTTCCGGCTTTCTATACTGTCTGACTGGAATTGTTTGCCCTCGACATCAAAATTTTCAAGTTAAGCTTGACTGTCTTCTTGAGTCTGACTCTCTTTTGGTGCTTAAAATGCTGTTACGATTGAAAGGATACTTACATTTACATTAGAACTTCAAAAAAACCCGTGTGGTATCCGGGAAAGAGTAGACCACCCCTTCCaatcccgtgggtgtcgtaagaggcgactaagggaacACCAAATGAGGATACCAACATCCTCCAGAAGGAAAGCTAGAATGTACTGTGATCACCAATCCACTATTCAAGCAAGATGATTAGGACCTGACTCTCAAAAACCTGTCGAATGTGAAAATAGGGGACATCCAGGATTCCAACAAGATTTTAAGCAATAATATACGAAACATCTTTCAACTCAGACTCTTATAAGCTGTTGTCTAAGTTGATAAATCATTTGTATCTACTTTTGTTCTAACTACTATCATGAAGAGCGCCTCGAGTAAATAATGTTCTATGAATTTAGACATTGCTTCATAACTGGCTGACTGGTACTTATCTATTGCTGTTAAcgcaaaaaaaatgcaataagaTTACTATGTTTAATAccatgggcaactagaatcaaacttagttataattttgacgttcataagtgcttgtaaaggcctaaatgaaataaatgatttgactttgactttgactttgactttgactttaccAATTTAAATTATACATCGGAGAAAATTATCAAAACTGTGTTGGTGATCACAGGCTGGGCACGGAAACAAGAAACAAAACCTGGGACATTATGGAATACTACTGACAAATCTAATATAAAGCGAGAGTTGGAAAAACAAATGGGAACTAAATGAAACTATTGGCTAAATCAGATGAGAATGATATGATTAAAACAGCCTTCCAAGAACTAAGCTgtaaaaaaaggaaaagaaaaacGGTAACATACCGAATTGACAGAGCTAAGAAATATAGGGAGGCATCAACAGGATATTAAATAGGAAATGTAAgactaaaaactaaattacaaaTGAAGAAAGTGGTGATCAATATGAACAACCGTTTTCAAACATCCCTACAACTAAAAGAACTACGTTGACGTCGCATTGTCGAAGCCTCAAAGCGACCTACGAGAGATTTATGAAGCTACGCTTAGATTTGAAGCAGGTGCCATTTAACGCCAGCCCAAGAAAATTATAGTAGACGTCAATATTAacgattataaatatttaccatCACCGGTGTCTCATCCACAAGATATCCAACTATCACAGAAGAGTCTAAATTAGGATAACACCTACCAGTATTCTTCAGCAATATGCCTCTAAAAAGTGACGGAGGAATACCAGAAGCTAGGTCACACATCGACTAACACGTAATAGAGGCGCGTTCGTCGAGCTATGCAAACATCGCTAAGTATTTCGTCTTGCACCATTATCAGCAAGACATCATAATCCCCTAGATTGCGTGGTGCTGGCTGTGTGGTGATACTAGAAGCTAATTTTCAAGAAGAATACAGATTTTTTTGCTGTATTGTATCCATTGAGAATTGTATCCATCCATTAAGTTAGGCATCAAAATAACATACACTGGGCGTTAACCCCGAAGAGGAAAGAAGAGGAATAAGTTTTGGAAAATGCTAACGCACACACCATCGATATTCAGCTTCCCTTGATAAAACAGAAAAACATCAAGATTTAGTTTTCAGATCAGAAGCAGTTATAATAGCAggacaaacttaaaattacatgTATAAGACAAACCAAATGATAACAAAGAACCAAAAGTACGAAACTTTCCTTCACAGCGTTTCAAAAATGGATTGACCACGTCAACGGGTAACCAAAAAAAATCAGCAAGAATAGATAACAACTATTACTGGCATTGGACTGTGACTAAAGTGATAAAGAAAAGGAGAGaataaaaacatctgtaaaTCAGAACATAGGACTTGGACCAATTGATACCacagaagaataaaaataactaaaaggCTAAAAAGCTATAAAACGTAATACCTGCAGAAGAGAAAAGAAATACTCTACACTAAAGAATGAACACCAATATACCCAGACTCAATTTCAGTTGTCTGGGGAAATAAATCGTTCTTACAGAACTACTCCTACTCCGAACTACTCAAGAAGAACTCAAGAAATAATGGAATAATGATTCATACCCCCAGACTTCAGGAGTATTAGGGTGGCTTCAAATTTTGGAAGAAATACACTTACGgcttctaaaacaacaaaagaaagcaCAGGAATTCACAAATGAAACAGCTTCACGTGCCATAATAAATTACCGAACTTAATCAAATTTAAGGGTCGTCTCGATTTACatctaatttataaataaaggcaaAACGCAGTTGAAGAGAAAGCAATTTAAGAATGGCGACATCTGGACATATTAAGACCTATACCAAAAATTTCACAGCCAATAAGAAATACAACTAGGAATGAcatgacaaaaataaatgaaatttggGAAAGCTGCCTGCTAAAAAAGAGTCAATAAAGATCAAAGTAATACAATAGGCATACAAAATGTACTAAAGGGACAAGAAACCCATAATAATTGGTAATATAAATCAGACCTCAGAAATCTATGAAGCAACATTTTTCAGGAAAAAGATTTTTGTCTCGAACAAAAGTGAATGAATATGACAAATATTTAATCTTATCAAATAACAAGAATTTTTAATGGAATGAGATGAAATTGATAATTGCAGTTAACACATGTTCTTAAGAacatctttaaataaataaaaaatgaagactAATCGTGTGAGTGAATAAATCTGAACAAAAGTGAATGTgatcgtaaaataaaaaaagctaaaTTAGAAAAGAGAAAATAACAAAGAACAGAAATAAAATGAAGCATCAATTGAAATTACAAGAAACATAATTATGAACATGTTAAAACACAGACAGAAATTAGACTCAAACAGACCGATGTTTCTGAAAAACGCACCAAAAAACGAACGCACAATATCCATATGACAGTTTCAAACACGAAAGACAACCCATCTGACCCATAGCCTAACTTGAAAATTAACTCGGAACTACATAGACTTACTAACTACAAAGATCAAATaccatacaaaattaaattcctagTATTTTGGCCTGTTACTaggagaaaatatttaattacacacTCCACAATATCTGGTCTGgccaataagaaaaaaaaagtgacATGTATGCAACTTCATCAATAGAATTGTTTGTGTTAAACGCTTTTCAGACAAGATTTTCACTGTACTATTGAAAAATACGTGTATGTATATCTAGAGGTATTATGTGTAAAACAAACGTCACAATGAAGATGTATTTtaagtgttaaaaataaaatacatttttgaaattaacTCAAAATACCTTAATCGGGCTAAaagcaatttatatttaacatGTTCGAAGTTTAAATACAAATCAAGTCATTAGGAGCTATTCTGATTCAAATCACTGGCTGGTAATAAGATTCATAGTTCTAAATACAAATTACTAATAGCCAAGATTGTACTAAAAAGGTTTTAAGCACTGATTTTACGATACTGTAAGTACGAATACCAACTGAGAAAAATTCTGGAAAGTTCGTCTGAAAAGCATTGTaccaacttaaaaatattgtcattggTAATCGTGCATCGCTTAAATAATCATAAGCTTCTGTTTTAATAAACAACTATTATCTGTGtatttgtgttgttttatttaatacaagaTTACTCCTGCGACTTTTCCTGAACTCTTACTTTTGTGTCACGCTGAAAATTGCAAATGTTCAAAGTCAACTGTCTTAAATAGTTTTTCCAACTTCACATACATTTTGAAGTAAAACACATCTTACACTTTACACAATTGGGTGACGAGAAAGGTAGGGAAATCGTAGTGAAACAAAAACGAAAAAATCAAAACGAACTATTGTTTATTGCTGAAAAAATGGACGAACAATTTGTCAATTTGAAACACAGACTTTATCTTCATATtatgttctaaataataaaaataagtcaacATCGTCAATAGATATGAATTTACAGCCGTATAAAACAATCTCAACGTGGCAATATTGATGTTCTTGCAATTATAGTCTCTACATACATGTAGTAGGGTCGATAATTGCTTGAAGTAAGTACTCGCAATAGTTGCATGTACTCATGTACTTTATCAAATGGAATAACaggttttatttaatcaagACATGGAAACACTGGGAGTCTCGTGATTATATTGTGAATGACATAAGAAACAAATGagaatacatattattttatacatattttgacattttttaCAAGAATTTGACACGTGAAAAATCATTATAAATCATCATATAAAATAGTTACATACAATATTTACCGCTCCTTTAtgttattaaatcaatttaataaaaaaaaatatgaggtCTCTTATTAATAGTTGAGAAAGAAATTGAATTGGAAATCAATTTGGACACTAcacaatttcaaataatgatTGTCTTCAAATATCAATAATTCGTAAATTCACGGTATTGTGTCTAATCATAGTACCGTATTGACACAAATGCCACTAACATTCTAATAAACATATTAACtttacatattaattgaatATACGGCCAAAGGTAATCAATGGTTTAGCTATCAATTCATGTAAGAACATGCAATGCTCAAATATATTTCCGTACAAAATATATCGAGTAAAATGCAATGGCAAGAATTTCTACAACCTACCACAATGTCTACTTCGGTCTATACAATACTACATTTAACAATGTTTTAGCTTCCGTCTGCGATCTCAACGATTCTAAATATCTAAGGTAAGTACGTGACAactgtatattatgtataagcACTCGGCTAATTTAGACCTCTACGTAATATTACAACATCTAGGATAGTAAGTACATGCTTATGGCTGCATAGTACGTGGGCACAGACCCCTATGCCAGATCATGTAAATGGGTATATTATGTTAACAGATACACATATAAACAAATGCAAACTTCTTGAGAGCAAACAGAGATCATAATTTTGTTTCGAATTATCATAAAACCTAACGTTACTTTATACtgcattgaaatatatttaaatacatatcgTATACCACTACCTACTCATATTTATTGCGAGATAACAAGATGAAACTACGATCAACATTAAATTACCAACTTAGTTATAAGCGTATTCTGTTTTAGCTACAATATCTTTATtatgatacaaaataaataaataacacacgtAGACGTGACGTGAATTAAGTCGCTACTTCTAAATCTCGTTTCAATTTAGTGACTCACCGGTACGCGCAAAGAAACACAATTAACTGTCAAACTATAAACTAGTATCACACATTATTCTGCTGACATCAAGAACACAACTTAAACTCGCAGAATAATCACTTTTCGATAAACGGACATTCACAGGTTTTGTACCAAAACAAATCCTTAATCGATTGGAAGGCCACCGCTATTCTAACACACTAGCTAATTAATTAGTTTCGCTACGAACAATTAAAGCTTTTGCTCGACGACTTGCAGTCGAAGCCGCTCTATTACAATGTAACTCTAAATAGGCATCTAATCTATGCATCACATTACGTCATCCGCATTGACGTATGAGAGCACGGCGTCTCAATTTATTTGACCAGTTCATACAGTCTATACACTGGAGCGTGATCGAAAGCAATCAACGTATCGAGGTTGTATGTCAGGCTGCCGGCTGAGTCCCGAGCGTCACCTGGAGCGGCACGGCCCGGGAGCAGTGCGGGCAAGCCTCGGCGGTCGCGCCGCCTCTCTAGCTGCAGGCTCCGTCACACTGCCAACGTCAATTCACTCCGACCGGTAAACACTTGCACTGTTTCACCTTCTGTATCCGCTTGCGCCGGAACGGCGGGTTCTGGCCGGGACAACGCAGAGTCACTGTCACCCAGGTGAACTTCTTAGGCCTACAAAACGAACAAGACTTGAAGGCGGGCTGCGGCCGGTCGGCGTTGTTGTCGCGTCGCCGCGGGCCCTTCGGTATGTAAAACGAGTTGCACTGTCCGTAGCAGAATTTGTTTATCACTGTTGTGGGCAGACAGCCCGGTTCTCGGATTTTCTGAACCAAAGGCTCCGTTTTACACCAATCCTCCTTAAGATAATCCTTCTTAGTTACGACCAAAGCATTTTTCGaagatttcaatatttttctgaattcgACTCCTGGGGGTAATTCGGTGGTGTCTTCTTGCTCGGGTAAGGAGACCACCATACCCGTTTCAGAACTGCCATCCCCGAGTTCATTTCTCTGCACGAAAGACGTCGATGATGAAGCAGTGGCCTGTTCAGCTCGCTGTCTCTCCGCGAGGAACCTCTGCACTTGCTCAGTATCAATGATATCCAGAATGGAGTCGGTCGGGGTGAAGGGCTTCCTGTTCCCGACACCGGCGCCGGCGCACACTCCGCACGTCGCCAGGAGGGCTGCAGCCGCGAGCCAAATATGCGATTTCGATAAATTCTCCATCtgcaacaataaatattatcattaataaaatatattaaattaacagcAATTAAATTGGTGCTGTTCGAATAAGGCGTCGCGTTAATTTTAGTCCGTAGGCTTCGGGCGAGCGGATGTCGTAGGCTAAACTCACGTTGTATCTAGAGATGGGAGCCAACATGTCGTAGGCAGTGCGTCGGTGTGGAGAGTCCGCGAGCGGCGCGCTGTGTGCGTGAGGGCCGGCCGGCGGAGCGGTaatgagcgcgagcgcggctgAATGGACCACCGCTCAATGAACGAGAGATGAGTCACGCACCGCGCCTCCGCCACAGAACCGTTACTACCAGTCACCGCGCACAGACGCGACACTTCGCACCACATGTGTTTCGGATTACTATCGCCACAATAGAAACCTTTATAATGCGCTTTCTTTACGTTACGGACATCTGTTTGCAAACAATTGTTTACCTGCCTTCTCGGTAACTACTTATCTACAATAAAGTGAACTACTTAGTTAAACCGATTAACGTTTTAATTGTCACTTAATACTTTGCAGCTGCATTTTTTAATGATAAGCCTTtacatttttgtatgtttgccctaaatcaaattttaaaaatattttatttctactttctattaatattttttgccaaaCATTAAGTGTCCTCAGTGAGGCACTAAACATTTAGGCAGAATTTGGCTTGCATAG includes the following:
- the LOC124629920 gene encoding gremlin-2-like isoform X2 codes for the protein MENLSKSHIWLAAAALLATCGVCAGAGVGNRKPFTPTDSILDIIDTEQVQRFLAERQRAEQATASSSTSFVQRNELGDGSSETGMVVSLPEQEDTTELPPGVEFRKILKSSKNALVVTKKDYLKEDWCKTEPLVQKIREPGCLPTTVINKFCYGQCNSFYIPKGPRRRDNNADRPQPAFKSCSFCRPKKFTWVTVTLRCPGQNPPFRRKRIQKVKQCKCLPVGVN
- the LOC124629920 gene encoding gremlin-1-like isoform X1, whose product is MLAPISRYNMENLSKSHIWLAAAALLATCGVCAGAGVGNRKPFTPTDSILDIIDTEQVQRFLAERQRAEQATASSSTSFVQRNELGDGSSETGMVVSLPEQEDTTELPPGVEFRKILKSSKNALVVTKKDYLKEDWCKTEPLVQKIREPGCLPTTVINKFCYGQCNSFYIPKGPRRRDNNADRPQPAFKSCSFCRPKKFTWVTVTLRCPGQNPPFRRKRIQKVKQCKCLPVGVN